A portion of the Bubalus kerabau isolate K-KA32 ecotype Philippines breed swamp buffalo chromosome 1, PCC_UOA_SB_1v2, whole genome shotgun sequence genome contains these proteins:
- the PLEKHA5 gene encoding pleckstrin homology domain-containing family A member 5 isoform X7, protein MAADLNLEWICSLPRSWTYGITRGGRVFFINEEAKSTTWLHPVTGEAVVTGHRRQSTDLPTGWEEAYTFEGARYYIKWY, encoded by the exons ATGGCGGCGGATCTGAACCTGGAGTGGATCTGCTCCCTGCCCCGCTCGTGGACTTACGGGATCACCAGGGGCGGCCGCGTCTTCTTCATCAA cGAGGAGGCGAAGAGCACCACCTGGCTGCACCCCGTCACCGGCGAGGCCGTGGTCACCGGGCACCGGCGGCAGAGCACAG aTTTGCCCACTGGCTGGGAAGAAGCATATACTTTTGAAGGTGCAAGATACTATATAAA
- the PLEKHA5 gene encoding pleckstrin homology domain-containing family A member 5 isoform X5, protein MAADLNLEWICSLPRSWTYGITRGGRVFFINEEAKSTTWLHPVTGEAVVTGHRRQSTDLPTGWEEAYTFEGARYYIKNGESRMKIQEWSTVS, encoded by the exons ATGGCGGCGGATCTGAACCTGGAGTGGATCTGCTCCCTGCCCCGCTCGTGGACTTACGGGATCACCAGGGGCGGCCGCGTCTTCTTCATCAA cGAGGAGGCGAAGAGCACCACCTGGCTGCACCCCGTCACCGGCGAGGCCGTGGTCACCGGGCACCGGCGGCAGAGCACAG aTTTGCCCACTGGCTGGGAAGAAGCATATACTTTTGAAGGTGCAAGATACTATATAAA AAATGGAGAAAGCAGAATGAAGATACAGGAATGGAGTACGGTTTCATGA
- the PLEKHA5 gene encoding pleckstrin homology domain-containing family A member 5 isoform X6: MAADLNLEWICSLPRSWTYGITRGGRVFFINEEAKSTTWLHPVTGEAVVTGHRRQSTDLPTGWEEAYTFEGARYYIKNRGLKENA, translated from the exons ATGGCGGCGGATCTGAACCTGGAGTGGATCTGCTCCCTGCCCCGCTCGTGGACTTACGGGATCACCAGGGGCGGCCGCGTCTTCTTCATCAA cGAGGAGGCGAAGAGCACCACCTGGCTGCACCCCGTCACCGGCGAGGCCGTGGTCACCGGGCACCGGCGGCAGAGCACAG aTTTGCCCACTGGCTGGGAAGAAGCATATACTTTTGAAGGTGCAAGATACTATATAAA gaACCGAGGCTTGAAGGAGAATGCTTAA
- the PLEKHA5 gene encoding pleckstrin homology domain-containing family A member 5 isoform X8, whose product MAADLNLEWICSLPRSWTYGITRGGRVFFINEEAKSTTWLHPVTGEAVVTGHRRQSTDLPTGWEEAYTFEGARYYIK is encoded by the exons ATGGCGGCGGATCTGAACCTGGAGTGGATCTGCTCCCTGCCCCGCTCGTGGACTTACGGGATCACCAGGGGCGGCCGCGTCTTCTTCATCAA cGAGGAGGCGAAGAGCACCACCTGGCTGCACCCCGTCACCGGCGAGGCCGTGGTCACCGGGCACCGGCGGCAGAGCACAG aTTTGCCCACTGGCTGGGAAGAAGCATATACTTTTGAAGGTGCAAGATACTATATAAA